The following proteins are co-located in the Myxococcus fulvus genome:
- a CDS encoding DUF7003 family protein, whose product MPSSVEAILAQWDQAAEDYVFPMLDNGYVYPVDTRLHVFADAEQWALVIEVVGYSPRALALDNALHFYGEPLNRQPGPANSDIFYPVEGVLVNADNPERVMPGLTEVSIRGQTVSLPPREDPENIVELYRSLVPVHRDLLFATEDELRSRLSPGLPKLLQLEAWHHPDLAGEERPSGSETFVQLAHVIAARDVSLYRPSRQPNTHWKNWPDGGTL is encoded by the coding sequence ATGCCTTCTTCCGTCGAAGCCATCCTCGCCCAGTGGGACCAGGCCGCTGAGGACTATGTCTTCCCCATGCTGGACAATGGGTACGTGTATCCGGTGGACACCCGCCTGCATGTCTTCGCGGATGCCGAGCAGTGGGCGCTGGTCATCGAGGTCGTTGGCTACTCACCTCGTGCCTTGGCGCTGGACAACGCGCTTCATTTCTATGGTGAGCCGTTGAACCGGCAGCCGGGGCCAGCGAACTCGGACATTTTCTATCCCGTGGAGGGAGTCCTCGTGAATGCCGACAATCCAGAGCGAGTGATGCCCGGGTTGACGGAGGTGAGCATTCGCGGGCAGACGGTCTCACTTCCTCCCCGCGAAGATCCCGAGAACATCGTCGAGCTCTACCGGAGCCTGGTGCCAGTGCACCGCGACCTGCTCTTCGCCACCGAGGACGAGCTTCGCTCCCGCCTCTCGCCGGGCCTTCCCAAGTTGCTGCAGCTCGAAGCCTGGCATCACCCGGACCTGGCGGGTGAGGAGCGGCCCAGCGGAAGCGAGACCTTCGTCCAGCTTGCTCACGTCATCGCGGCACGTGACGTTTCCTTGTATCGGCCCTCGCGGCAGCCCAATACGCACTGGAAGAACTGGCCGGATGGGGGAACGCTCTAA
- a CDS encoding transporter, whose protein sequence is MKRMLLSVLFAVLFSATGAQAQQADLRDYEAGFFVPHRGIITNMYLRHVSASGERDFSQLQAAFRATYVLKFGDLVVVPLDLSLPVVDVTVFQGNPASPSGPKTALRASGVGDVTYIPTIGYGLVQNAEDNTHTWFALTPYVTVPVGSYDSNRLVNIGANRWVVRPQLVAGQRFKKIFTAELMGSVAFQGDNDEFLIPSAEGGSKVVMSQAPSFGGIFHLGMDLSSTFFTGAGYIVEASGKRTIDTSAGELEIAKSTTVQSLRLTMGIRLEKASTLMLQFQPDVAASEGVTKSQFIGARFTHVFF, encoded by the coding sequence ATGAAGCGCATGCTGCTCAGTGTCCTGTTCGCAGTGCTGTTCTCGGCCACCGGGGCTCAGGCCCAGCAGGCGGACCTGCGAGACTACGAGGCGGGATTTTTCGTCCCGCACCGGGGCATCATCACCAACATGTATCTGCGTCACGTCTCCGCGTCCGGCGAGCGTGACTTCTCACAACTCCAAGCGGCCTTCCGCGCCACGTACGTGCTCAAGTTCGGCGACCTGGTGGTGGTGCCACTGGACTTGAGCCTGCCGGTGGTGGACGTGACGGTGTTCCAGGGCAACCCGGCGTCGCCCTCGGGACCGAAGACGGCGCTGCGCGCCTCGGGCGTGGGGGATGTGACGTACATCCCGACGATTGGATATGGGTTGGTGCAGAACGCGGAGGACAACACGCACACGTGGTTCGCGCTCACGCCGTACGTCACGGTGCCGGTGGGCAGCTATGACAGCAACCGGCTGGTGAACATCGGAGCGAATCGGTGGGTGGTGCGTCCGCAGCTGGTCGCGGGTCAGCGCTTCAAGAAGATCTTCACGGCGGAGCTGATGGGCAGCGTGGCGTTCCAGGGGGACAACGACGAGTTCCTGATTCCGAGCGCGGAGGGTGGCTCGAAGGTGGTGATGAGCCAGGCGCCGTCGTTCGGCGGCATCTTCCACCTGGGCATGGACCTGTCCTCCACGTTCTTCACGGGCGCGGGCTACATCGTCGAGGCATCGGGCAAGCGCACCATCGACACGTCGGCGGGTGAGCTGGAGATCGCCAAGAGCACCACGGTGCAGTCGCTGCGGCTGACGATGGGCATCCGACTGGAGAAGGCCTCCACGCTGATGCTCCAGTTCCAGCCGGACGTCGCCGCGTCCGAGGGCGTGACGAAGAGCCAGTTCATCGGCGCTCGGTTCACGCACGTGTTCTTCTAA
- a CDS encoding AMP-dependent synthetase/ligase — protein MSTALPLSLPGQLYLRAERHPHAVALREKRLGIWRELSFQGYLERVGWTARMLWELGVRAGDSVAILSDNRPEWLFTDLGAQVLGARGVGIYQTNPAADVAYILNDARCRVVLCEDQEQYDKVTAVADETPSVEHVLVVEPRGLRGVEDSRLRLWEHFLEEGRALLEREPGWLKAQLAARSPDEPAMVIYTSGTTGAPKGALVSSRNMLEGSATFTAQLGLGQEDSVVSYLPLCHVAEKLFSLLLPLAVGGKVHFGEALETVQQDVAEVSPTVFLGVPRIWEKMHAVVMVKMRDASWLKRTLFETFTRLGAGIRERERTGQRRWWDALAWRVGDLLVYRPLQERLGLRRCRFPISGAAPISPELLAWYDSVGVRIYEGYGQTESAGTSHLNIPGATRLGTVGRPVPGVECRLDEDGEVLVRGSNVFLGYLNKPEATAEVRDAQGWLRTGDLGEIDADGYLRITGRKREILITSGGKNLSPERIQNALKNSPYIKEAVAIGDRRPFVTALVQVDPETVADWALRRKLAFTSYTDLTQRPEVRKLIEEEVTRANETLARVEQVRTFRLLEREMTQDAGEVTASLKVRRKAVLELHSKLVEEMYARTRE, from the coding sequence ATGAGCACGGCGTTGCCGCTGAGCCTGCCGGGCCAGCTCTACCTGCGCGCGGAGCGGCATCCGCATGCGGTGGCCCTCCGCGAGAAGCGTCTGGGCATCTGGCGGGAGCTGTCCTTCCAGGGCTACCTGGAGCGCGTCGGGTGGACGGCGAGGATGCTGTGGGAGCTGGGCGTGCGCGCCGGTGACTCGGTCGCCATCCTCAGCGACAACCGGCCCGAGTGGCTGTTCACGGACCTGGGCGCGCAGGTGCTCGGCGCGCGCGGCGTGGGCATCTACCAGACGAACCCCGCCGCGGACGTGGCGTACATCCTCAACGACGCGCGCTGTCGCGTGGTGCTCTGCGAGGACCAGGAGCAGTACGACAAGGTGACCGCCGTCGCCGACGAGACGCCCTCCGTCGAGCACGTGCTCGTCGTCGAGCCGAGGGGCCTGCGCGGCGTGGAGGACTCACGGCTGCGCCTCTGGGAGCACTTCCTGGAGGAAGGGCGCGCGCTGTTGGAGCGGGAGCCCGGGTGGCTGAAGGCGCAGCTCGCCGCGCGCAGTCCGGATGAGCCGGCGATGGTCATCTACACCTCGGGCACCACGGGGGCACCGAAGGGCGCGCTGGTGTCGAGCCGCAACATGCTCGAGGGGTCCGCGACCTTCACCGCGCAGCTCGGGTTGGGGCAGGAGGACAGCGTCGTCTCGTACCTGCCGCTGTGTCACGTCGCGGAGAAGCTGTTCAGCCTGCTGTTGCCCCTGGCCGTCGGCGGCAAGGTCCACTTCGGCGAGGCGCTGGAGACGGTGCAGCAGGACGTGGCCGAGGTGTCCCCCACGGTGTTCCTGGGCGTGCCGCGCATCTGGGAGAAGATGCACGCGGTGGTGATGGTGAAGATGCGCGACGCCTCGTGGCTCAAGCGCACCTTGTTCGAGACCTTCACCCGCCTGGGCGCTGGGATTCGCGAGCGCGAGCGGACAGGTCAGCGGCGCTGGTGGGACGCGCTCGCGTGGCGCGTGGGCGATTTGCTCGTCTACCGCCCGCTCCAGGAGCGACTGGGACTGAGGCGCTGCCGGTTCCCCATCTCCGGCGCGGCGCCCATCTCCCCGGAGCTGCTCGCCTGGTACGACAGCGTGGGCGTCCGCATCTACGAGGGCTACGGGCAGACGGAGAGCGCGGGCACCAGCCACCTCAACATCCCGGGCGCGACGCGACTCGGCACCGTGGGGCGTCCCGTGCCCGGCGTGGAGTGCCGGCTGGACGAGGACGGCGAGGTGCTGGTGCGCGGCAGCAACGTGTTCCTCGGCTACCTCAACAAGCCGGAGGCCACCGCCGAGGTGCGCGACGCGCAGGGCTGGCTGCGCACCGGAGACCTGGGCGAAATCGACGCGGACGGGTATCTGCGCATCACCGGCCGCAAGCGCGAAATCCTCATCACGTCGGGTGGGAAGAACCTGTCGCCCGAGCGCATCCAGAACGCACTGAAGAACAGCCCATACATCAAGGAAGCGGTGGCCATCGGCGACCGGCGCCCCTTCGTCACCGCGCTGGTGCAGGTGGACCCGGAGACGGTGGCGGACTGGGCGCTGCGCCGCAAGCTGGCCTTCACCTCGTACACGGACCTCACGCAGCGGCCCGAGGTGCGCAAGCTCATCGAGGAGGAAGTCACACGCGCGAACGAGACGCTGGCGCGCGTAGAGCAGGTGCGGACGTTCCGACTGCTCGAGCGCGAGATGACACAGGACGCGGGCGAGGTGACGGCATCCCTCAAGGTGCGCCGCAAGGCGGTGCTCGAGCTGCACTCCAAGCTGGTGGAAGAGATGTACGCGAGGACACGCGAATGA
- a CDS encoding branched-chain amino acid ABC transporter permease, with protein sequence MTQLLQLGISGLALGASYALIALGFSVVYRASRLFNFAHGELLALGAFLMTALVEVLPWWLALAASACLTGGLAALLERTVLRRMVGRPVFTTIILTLFLGLLLRAGIVIAFGTDTRGMPTPWDAMAEVQVGNATVLLSSLVSLGATTVVLVGMHALVQRTPLGVAMRAASENQEVALVLGIPVGRVLGFTWFLAGATAAVAGVFLGMFPRSVDSNLGYVALRAFPAIIVGGLESVVGAVVAAFMLGLLEVLSQAYVNPHLGAFGHNFHAVFPYAAMILFLVLRPRGLWGEHEVRRV encoded by the coding sequence ATGACGCAGCTTCTCCAGCTCGGCATCTCCGGACTGGCGCTCGGGGCGAGCTACGCGCTCATCGCCCTGGGCTTCTCCGTGGTGTATCGGGCCTCCCGGCTCTTCAACTTCGCGCACGGCGAACTGCTCGCGCTGGGCGCGTTCCTGATGACGGCGCTCGTCGAGGTGCTGCCCTGGTGGCTGGCGCTCGCTGCGTCCGCGTGTCTCACCGGCGGCCTGGCCGCGCTCCTGGAGCGCACGGTGCTGCGCCGCATGGTGGGGCGCCCCGTCTTCACCACCATCATCCTGACGCTGTTCCTGGGGCTGCTGCTGCGCGCGGGCATCGTCATCGCGTTCGGCACGGACACGCGCGGCATGCCCACGCCGTGGGACGCGATGGCGGAGGTGCAGGTGGGCAACGCCACCGTGCTGTTGTCCTCACTCGTGTCCCTGGGCGCGACGACGGTGGTGCTGGTGGGGATGCACGCGCTGGTGCAGCGCACGCCGCTGGGCGTGGCGATGCGGGCGGCGAGCGAGAACCAGGAGGTGGCGCTGGTGCTGGGGATTCCGGTGGGCCGGGTGCTCGGCTTCACGTGGTTCCTGGCGGGAGCGACGGCGGCGGTGGCCGGCGTGTTCCTGGGGATGTTCCCGCGCTCGGTCGATTCGAACCTGGGCTACGTGGCGTTGAGAGCGTTCCCCGCCATCATCGTCGGAGGGCTGGAGTCGGTGGTGGGCGCGGTGGTGGCCGCGTTCATGCTGGGGCTCTTGGAGGTGCTGTCGCAGGCGTATGTGAATCCACACCTGGGCGCCTTCGGGCACAACTTCCACGCCGTCTTCCCCTACGCCGCGATGATTCTGTTCCTGGTCCTGCGTCCGCGCGGGCTGTGGGGCGAGCACGAGGTGCGCCGCGTCTGA
- a CDS encoding ABC transporter ATP-binding protein, whose product MTASSPPLLRVQNLQVVYHSAVRALRGITLEVPHQGVVALLGPNGAGKSTALRAISGLLDLHDGAITQGRVELSGRDLLALSTDGRVHAGVVQVLEGRRILGELSVEENLLAGGFGMGAQARKELVESAYSRFPVLRERRRQKAGYLSGGEQQLLAICRGLMRRPRVLLLDEPFLGLSPKAVGEVSELIQRIAAEGVSVLLVEQNARVALGMASHGYVLETGKVVLDGPAEKLREDPDVQEFYLGFGREGQRGYHELKRYRRKRRWLS is encoded by the coding sequence ATGACAGCAAGTAGTCCTCCGCTGCTGCGCGTGCAGAACCTCCAGGTCGTCTACCACTCGGCGGTGCGTGCCTTGCGAGGCATCACCCTGGAGGTCCCCCACCAGGGCGTGGTGGCCCTCCTCGGGCCCAACGGCGCGGGCAAGTCCACCGCGTTGCGCGCCATCAGCGGCCTGCTGGACCTGCACGACGGCGCCATCACCCAGGGTCGGGTGGAGCTGTCCGGGCGGGACTTGCTGGCCCTGTCCACCGATGGCCGCGTGCACGCGGGCGTGGTGCAGGTGCTGGAGGGCCGACGCATCCTCGGCGAGCTGTCCGTGGAGGAGAACCTGCTCGCGGGCGGCTTCGGCATGGGCGCGCAGGCGCGCAAGGAGCTGGTCGAGTCCGCGTACTCGCGCTTCCCGGTGCTGCGCGAGCGTCGGAGACAGAAGGCGGGCTATCTCTCCGGCGGTGAGCAGCAGCTGCTCGCCATCTGTCGGGGGCTGATGCGCAGGCCCCGGGTGTTGTTGTTGGACGAGCCGTTCCTGGGCCTGTCGCCGAAGGCGGTGGGCGAGGTGTCGGAGCTGATTCAGCGCATCGCCGCCGAGGGCGTGTCGGTGCTGCTCGTCGAGCAGAACGCGCGCGTGGCGCTGGGCATGGCCAGCCACGGGTACGTGCTGGAGACGGGCAAGGTGGTGTTGGACGGGCCCGCCGAGAAGCTGCGCGAGGACCCGGACGTGCAGGAGTTCTACCTGGGCTTCGGCCGCGAGGGGCAGCGCGGCTACCACGAGCTGAAGCGCTACCGCCGCAAGCGTCGCTGGCTGTCTTGA
- a CDS encoding branched-chain amino acid ABC transporter permease: MPTRPLVIRYEDDLKLFPGLWQRAGLLLTLAVGLSYPWLVSTRWLTVGNLGLVAIVGAASLMVLTGLAGQVSLGHAAFLALGAYTAAVLGAKLGWPFWLALPLAGAVSALVGVVIGAFALRLKGLYLAIVTLGLVFLTQHVLLAYPEVTSGLSGTAVPMYWWFRDETGAAASMSTAWSVGGVRFGFERKLYFLFAGLAAFTVWLTKNLQRSDSGRAMMAVRDQDLAAEVLGVGTTQAKLQAFGVSSFLAGIAGAMFAFQQQYITVEPPFDLNLSIQYIAMIVLGGVGTVFGAVSGALAFTFLSPLAETVGGAIPFVNQLTSAQQSTVLLSLVVVLVLVLEPLGLFGVWLRVRRYFQAWPFRY; encoded by the coding sequence ATGCCAACGCGCCCCCTGGTGATTCGGTACGAGGACGACCTGAAGCTCTTTCCCGGCCTGTGGCAGCGGGCGGGGCTGCTGCTGACGCTGGCCGTGGGACTGAGCTACCCGTGGCTGGTGAGCACGCGGTGGCTCACCGTGGGCAACCTGGGGCTGGTGGCCATCGTGGGCGCCGCGTCGCTGATGGTGCTCACGGGGCTCGCGGGACAGGTGAGCCTGGGGCACGCGGCCTTCCTCGCGCTGGGCGCGTACACGGCGGCGGTGCTCGGCGCGAAGCTGGGCTGGCCGTTCTGGTTGGCGTTGCCGCTGGCGGGAGCTGTGTCCGCGCTCGTGGGCGTGGTGATTGGCGCGTTCGCGCTGCGGCTCAAGGGGCTGTACCTGGCCATCGTCACGTTGGGCCTGGTGTTCCTGACGCAGCACGTGTTGCTGGCGTATCCGGAGGTGACGAGCGGGCTGAGCGGGACGGCGGTGCCGATGTACTGGTGGTTCCGCGATGAGACAGGCGCGGCGGCGTCGATGAGCACCGCGTGGAGCGTGGGCGGCGTGCGCTTCGGCTTCGAGCGGAAGCTGTACTTCCTCTTCGCCGGGCTCGCCGCGTTCACGGTGTGGCTGACGAAGAACCTCCAGCGCTCGGACAGTGGCAGGGCGATGATGGCGGTGAGGGACCAGGACCTCGCGGCGGAGGTGCTGGGGGTGGGGACGACGCAGGCGAAGCTGCAGGCGTTCGGCGTGTCGTCGTTCCTGGCGGGCATCGCGGGGGCGATGTTCGCGTTCCAGCAGCAATACATCACGGTGGAGCCGCCCTTCGATTTGAACCTCTCCATCCAGTACATCGCGATGATTGTGTTGGGCGGAGTGGGCACGGTGTTCGGCGCCGTCAGCGGCGCGCTCGCGTTCACGTTCCTGAGCCCGTTGGCGGAGACGGTGGGCGGCGCGATTCCCTTCGTGAATCAGCTCACGTCCGCGCAGCAGTCGACGGTGCTGCTGTCGCTGGTGGTGGTGTTGGTGTTGGTGCTCGAGCCCCTGGGGCTCTTCGGCGTGTGGCTGCGGGTCCGCCGGTACTTCCAGGCCTGGCCATTCCGTTACTGA
- a CDS encoding ABC transporter ATP-binding protein yields MALLELDNVGLSFSGVRALDGVSFCIEAGALHAVIGPNGAGKSSLFNCVSGIHRHMEGRVRLEGQSLTGLEPPEIARRGVSRMFQNLALFEHLTVLENLLLGRHPKYRTGLLRHLFWTRGARAEEVRHREKAEEVIDFLSLEHYRWMPVSVLPYGIRKRVELGRALCMEPKLLLLDEPTAGLNQEETEDMANHLLDIRHELGVTQVLIGHELRFVMDLATQVTVLDRGRVIANGPPSALREDSRVLSAYVGGAVAA; encoded by the coding sequence ATGGCCTTGCTGGAGCTCGACAACGTGGGCCTGTCCTTCTCCGGGGTGCGAGCCCTGGATGGAGTCTCGTTCTGCATCGAGGCCGGCGCGCTGCACGCCGTGATTGGTCCCAACGGCGCGGGCAAGAGCAGCCTCTTCAACTGCGTCAGCGGCATCCACCGTCACATGGAGGGGCGCGTGCGATTGGAGGGACAGTCGCTCACGGGCCTGGAGCCGCCGGAGATCGCCCGTCGCGGCGTGTCGCGGATGTTCCAGAACCTGGCGCTCTTCGAGCACCTCACGGTGCTGGAGAACCTGCTGCTCGGCCGACACCCGAAGTACCGCACGGGGCTCTTGCGTCACCTCTTCTGGACGCGCGGCGCTCGGGCGGAAGAGGTGCGTCACCGGGAGAAGGCCGAGGAGGTCATCGACTTCCTCTCGCTGGAGCACTACCGGTGGATGCCCGTGTCGGTGCTGCCCTACGGCATCCGCAAGCGCGTGGAGCTGGGCCGCGCGCTGTGCATGGAACCGAAGCTGCTGCTCCTGGACGAGCCCACCGCCGGGCTCAACCAGGAGGAGACCGAGGACATGGCCAACCACCTGCTCGACATCCGTCACGAGCTGGGGGTGACACAGGTGCTCATCGGTCACGAGCTGCGCTTCGTGATGGACCTGGCCACACAGGTGACGGTGCTGGACAGGGGGCGCGTCATCGCGAACGGGCCGCCCTCGGCGCTGCGTGAGGACTCGCGAGTGCTCAGCGCGTACGTCGGCGGGGCGGTGGCGGCATGA